The following are encoded in a window of Paenibacillaceae bacterium GAS479 genomic DNA:
- a CDS encoding Chromosome segregation ATPase — MKEADRLKVTVDIYGHQYRLTGHTSSDYIRRVAALVDDNMHKLAKGYPRLDMPRLAVLAAMHMAEDVFRLKQDSELLKEEQNIRKTLMGELEKAQEAAEGAKAELLRQEEEALIELLRLSEERETAEGKLRAEAEERLAAVQAAVKDETERLERESAEAAAGLERKWQLERERLLEAHREQYDELQRRHEEERSDATKLLETERQEWERLYESEAREREALHAEKLEEAQKRYESERAAVQKQLETERNRLSVQLEESRNELQKRLEEERAEAALQYEQQRESLQAAHATELSAREETYALELLELEERLMARIGELQQLYNGEAEARERERAELEQLYEAECREREEERAKLLEQQSDELGQREALYREQIGGLEAKLLAERKNREQELAALKLQQRAELEGALAGREAEKRAELERLSEAHGAQLEEQRAELERLSEAHGTQLEEQRAELERLREAHAAQLAEAAAAAEKATGELETQLLEVMTAAEEAAGELQAKLAGREAEQRAELKRLSEAHAEQLAQAAAEAEKAVGELEAKLAGREAEQRAELERLSEVHAAQLAQAAAEAEKAVGELEAKLAEREAEQRAELKRLSEAHAAQLAQAAAEAEKAVGELEAKLVGREAEQRAELERLSEAHAAQLVQAEAEAEKRADELQAGLAGQRERLAEAQRKRAELEQRLQELQASAAAERKAAEVALSEAQQQLAAEQAKREDAEQQLEEHSIRLEASGLQLQEELQLREKAELRLAAELTKREEAEGRLAEVDSRADVAEQDGAEARGQLQEAREQLAAAARQQQALAERAAAVEAELERLRASSAAEREAAAAELREALERAEAEIAHARESADAQVVQREQAAEALLREAAEAAEQRAAKLQAAAAAEADRLRREAAEELELAQLMALEAREQLEAAHAAELEQLRGNAGQQQAATAKQLEELQAEAVDALDRAEQAERQLREREQQWNSQTAGIEADAEAEKQRLSSLWEEERAELKGATDSARKALAEAREDWAKRIAEAEEHLLFVMEQEEARGRLLEESQRMLRGSQEELELSRRRAAELEEQVRESAELLQTNKATHEQDSQELRQQLADATTRLQQLERRASETIGLAESAREQAERDWQQRMETLSRERERLEQLAAERGTEVERLSRLESDRAENEEELKRQLQLALQEAAASDTAVERMEDALRQLEEERSGSRQDIDQLQHDNERISTSYEQLKTEFDKLRTEYSKLQTEYNEWIELIEQS; from the coding sequence GCGAACTGCTCAAGGAAGAGCAGAATATCCGCAAAACGCTGATGGGTGAACTGGAAAAGGCTCAGGAAGCAGCGGAGGGAGCAAAAGCTGAACTGCTTCGCCAAGAGGAAGAGGCTCTTATCGAGCTGTTGCGTCTTTCGGAGGAGCGGGAAACTGCTGAAGGCAAGCTGCGCGCCGAGGCGGAGGAACGACTAGCCGCTGTACAAGCTGCTGTTAAGGATGAGACGGAGCGCTTGGAGCGCGAAAGCGCCGAAGCGGCGGCTGGACTGGAACGGAAGTGGCAGCTGGAACGTGAGCGTTTGCTGGAGGCTCATCGGGAGCAGTATGATGAGCTGCAGCGTCGCCACGAGGAGGAGCGCAGCGACGCCACCAAGCTGTTGGAGACGGAACGCCAGGAATGGGAGCGCTTATATGAATCGGAAGCCCGCGAGCGTGAGGCACTCCATGCAGAGAAGCTGGAGGAAGCCCAGAAGCGTTACGAATCGGAGCGTGCAGCTGTTCAAAAGCAGTTGGAAACCGAACGGAATCGCCTGAGCGTGCAGCTGGAAGAAAGCCGCAACGAGCTTCAGAAGCGGCTTGAGGAAGAGCGCGCGGAGGCGGCTCTGCAATACGAGCAGCAGCGTGAGTCGTTGCAGGCTGCTCATGCGACGGAGCTGTCTGCGCGGGAAGAGACTTACGCGCTGGAGCTTTTGGAGCTGGAAGAGCGCTTAATGGCGCGCATTGGCGAGCTTCAGCAGCTGTATAATGGCGAAGCCGAAGCACGTGAACGTGAGCGTGCAGAGCTTGAGCAGCTTTACGAGGCGGAATGCCGCGAGCGTGAAGAAGAGCGAGCTAAGCTACTAGAACAGCAGAGCGACGAGCTTGGACAACGTGAAGCGCTGTATCGCGAGCAGATTGGCGGGCTGGAAGCGAAGCTGCTTGCTGAGCGCAAAAACCGCGAGCAAGAGCTGGCGGCGCTGAAGCTGCAGCAGCGTGCCGAGCTTGAAGGTGCGCTCGCTGGACGCGAGGCGGAGAAGCGTGCGGAGCTTGAGCGGCTTAGCGAGGCGCATGGTGCGCAGTTGGAGGAGCAGAGAGCAGAGCTTGAACGGCTTAGCGAGGCGCATGGTACGCAACTGGAGGAGCAGAGAGCAGAGCTTGAGCGGCTGCGCGAGGCCCATGCGGCGCAGTTGGCCGAGGCTGCGGCAGCTGCAGAGAAGGCAACTGGTGAGCTTGAGACGCAGCTGTTAGAAGTTATGACAGCTGCGGAAGAGGCAGCTGGTGAGTTGCAAGCGAAGCTTGCAGGACGCGAGGCGGAGCAGCGTGCCGAGCTGAAGCGGCTGAGCGAGGCTCATGCAGAGCAGTTGGCCCAAGCTGCTGCGGAAGCGGAAAAGGCAGTTGGCGAGCTTGAAGCGAAGCTTGCTGGACGCGAGGCGGAGCAGCGTGCCGAGCTGGAGCGGCTGAGCGAGGTGCATGCAGCGCAATTGGCCCAGGCTGCTGCGGAAGCGGAAAAGGCAGTTGGCGAGCTTGAAGCGAAGCTTGCTGAACGCGAGGCGGAGCAGCGTGCCGAGCTGAAGCGGCTAAGCGAGGCGCATGCAGCGCAATTGGCCCAGGCTGCTGCGGAAGCGGAGAAGGCAGTTGGCGAGCTTGAAGCAAAGCTTGTAGGACGCGAGGCGGAGCAGCGTGCCGAGCTGGAGCGGCTAAGCGAGGCGCATGCAGCGCAATTGGTCCAGGCTGAAGCGGAAGCGGAGAAGAGAGCTGACGAGCTGCAAGCTGGGCTGGCGGGTCAGCGGGAGCGGTTGGCTGAGGCGCAGCGCAAGCGTGCCGAGCTGGAGCAGCGTCTGCAAGAGCTGCAGGCGAGTGCGGCTGCGGAACGCAAAGCCGCAGAAGTCGCGCTTAGCGAGGCGCAGCAGCAACTTGCTGCGGAGCAGGCGAAGCGCGAGGATGCTGAGCAACAGCTGGAGGAGCACAGCATCCGGCTGGAGGCATCTGGTTTGCAGCTGCAGGAGGAACTGCAGCTGCGCGAAAAAGCGGAGCTGCGGCTAGCAGCGGAGCTGACGAAGCGCGAGGAGGCGGAGGGCCGCCTCGCGGAGGTTGACTCGCGCGCGGACGTTGCGGAGCAGGACGGCGCCGAGGCGCGCGGGCAGCTGCAAGAGGCCCGCGAGCAGCTTGCTGCGGCAGCGCGGCAGCAGCAAGCGCTGGCGGAACGCGCCGCCGCGGTAGAGGCGGAGCTGGAGCGGCTGCGCGCGAGCTCTGCTGCAGAGCGCGAAGCTGCAGCGGCTGAGCTGCGCGAGGCGCTGGAGCGCGCCGAGGCAGAAATTGCGCATGCGCGAGAGAGCGCAGACGCGCAGGTAGTGCAGCGCGAGCAAGCTGCGGAGGCATTGCTGCGCGAGGCGGCTGAAGCCGCTGAGCAGCGTGCGGCCAAGCTGCAGGCAGCAGCGGCTGCCGAGGCGGATCGCTTGCGCCGCGAAGCTGCCGAGGAGTTGGAGCTGGCGCAGCTTATGGCGTTAGAAGCTCGCGAACAGCTGGAGGCTGCTCATGCAGCGGAGCTGGAGCAACTGCGCGGGAATGCCGGGCAACAGCAGGCAGCGACGGCGAAGCAGTTAGAAGAGCTGCAGGCGGAAGCTGTGGATGCGCTGGATCGTGCAGAGCAGGCAGAACGTCAGCTGCGTGAACGTGAGCAGCAATGGAACTCGCAAACAGCAGGTATCGAGGCGGATGCAGAGGCAGAGAAGCAACGTCTGTCGTCATTGTGGGAAGAAGAGCGCGCAGAGCTTAAAGGGGCAACGGATTCGGCTCGCAAAGCACTGGCTGAAGCTCGGGAGGACTGGGCCAAGCGAATTGCTGAGGCGGAAGAACATTTACTGTTCGTTATGGAGCAAGAGGAAGCGCGCGGCCGTCTTTTAGAAGAGTCTCAACGCATGCTGCGCGGCTCGCAGGAAGAGCTTGAGCTGTCCCGCCGTCGGGCTGCTGAGCTCGAGGAGCAGGTTCGCGAATCTGCAGAACTGCTGCAGACAAACAAAGCCACTCATGAACAAGATTCGCAGGAACTCCGCCAGCAGTTGGCCGATGCAACAACAAGGCTCCAGCAGCTTGAGCGGCGCGCCTCAGAAACGATTGGTTTGGCAGAATCGGCTCGTGAGCAGGCGGAACGCGATTGGCAGCAACGCATGGAGACATTGAGTCGCGAGCGTGAACGGTTGGAACAACTGGCCGCCGAGCGCGGTACAGAGGTGGAACGGCTTTCCCGTTTGGAGAGCGATCGCGCCGAGAATGAGGAAGAGTTGAAGCGTCAGTTGCAGCTCGCCCTACAAGAGGCCGCCGCTTCAGATACGGCGGTGGAGCGAATGGAAGATGCACTTCGACAGCTGGAGGAGGAACGTTCCGGCAGCCGACAGGATATTGATCAGCTGCAGCATGACAATGAGCGAATCAGCACTTCCTACGAGCAGCTAAAAACGGAGTTCGACAAGCTTCGGACGGAGTACTCCAAGCTTCAGACTGAATACAACGAGTGGATCGAACTCATTGAGCAGAGCTGA
- a CDS encoding DNA mismatch repair protein MutS2, with amino-acid sequence MDSKILHTLEYAKIIHKLVQHTATPMGLQMAEDLTPNSELEQVAHALQATAEASDAYRLKGNAPFRGVADIRAHLKRAVIGGTLSPIELLEIALTARGARRVRNHVLHLHEEKPMPLLAHLAESMYPRRELEDEILDCIEETGEVLDSASPELARIRRELRQGEGKVREKLEGMLRSSSVQKMLQDSLITLRGDRYVIPVKQEYRGHFGGIVHDQSNSGATLFIEPEAVVAMNNKLRETKAAEAREIERILQKLTALAAEAAEDLAINHDYLAHLDFAFAKAQLAHEMKAEQPRMNDEGRIIMKRGFHPLLDRDKAVPLHLELGVSHTGIIVTGPNTGGKTVALKTVGLLSLMAMSGMFVPADDGTELCVFDAIYADIGDEQSIEQSLSTFSSHMTNIIRILREMTPRSLVLLDELGAGTDPAEGSALAISILDHIHRTGCRLLATTHYSELKAYAYNRSGLINASMEFDVATLSPTYRLLVGVPGRSNAFAIAERLGLDKMIIQQARGEVSEDDLRVENMIQSLERDRQSAEQERAGAEQLRRELEEERNLYDEELRRFEEQRERMLAKAQEEARQAVQKARREADEIIQELRQLQREEGASVKDHKLTEARKRLEEASPQLVQGRQNSRVAASERAIESGDEVRVHSLNQRGHVVELSGSEALVQLGIMKMKVKLTDLELVKQAPAPKVALKAAAATLKRTREDNVKMELDLRGSNLDESIIEVDRFLDESFLSGMGQVYIIHGKGTGVLRAGIQDFLRRHSHVKSYRLGNYGEGGAGVTVAELK; translated from the coding sequence GTGGACAGCAAAATTTTACACACACTTGAATATGCCAAAATTATTCATAAATTAGTTCAACATACAGCTACTCCGATGGGCTTACAGATGGCGGAGGATCTCACTCCGAATTCTGAGCTCGAGCAAGTTGCTCATGCTTTGCAAGCAACAGCCGAGGCATCGGACGCTTATCGGCTCAAAGGCAATGCGCCTTTCCGTGGAGTAGCCGACATTCGTGCTCATTTGAAGCGTGCAGTCATCGGCGGGACATTAAGTCCTATCGAGCTGTTGGAGATCGCACTTACCGCACGGGGAGCCCGCAGAGTGCGCAATCATGTGCTGCATTTGCATGAAGAAAAGCCTATGCCGCTGCTTGCTCATCTTGCAGAGAGCATGTATCCGAGGCGGGAGCTGGAAGATGAAATTCTCGACTGCATCGAGGAAACTGGTGAGGTGCTGGACAGCGCAAGTCCTGAGCTGGCCCGCATCCGTCGGGAGCTGCGGCAAGGTGAAGGCAAAGTTCGCGAAAAGCTGGAAGGAATGCTGCGCTCCTCGTCTGTACAGAAGATGCTGCAGGACAGCCTGATTACACTTCGCGGAGACCGCTATGTCATTCCAGTCAAGCAGGAGTATCGCGGCCATTTCGGTGGCATAGTTCATGATCAGTCCAACTCCGGGGCGACGCTGTTTATCGAGCCGGAGGCAGTCGTAGCGATGAACAACAAGCTGCGCGAAACGAAGGCTGCTGAAGCGCGCGAGATTGAACGCATTCTCCAAAAGCTGACCGCACTTGCCGCAGAAGCAGCTGAGGACCTGGCCATTAATCATGATTATTTGGCTCACTTGGACTTTGCTTTTGCTAAGGCGCAGCTAGCTCATGAGATGAAGGCCGAGCAGCCACGAATGAACGATGAAGGCCGAATTATAATGAAGCGTGGTTTCCATCCACTGCTTGATCGCGATAAAGCCGTTCCTCTTCACCTGGAGCTTGGAGTTAGTCATACCGGTATTATCGTCACCGGCCCCAATACCGGCGGTAAAACGGTCGCACTCAAAACAGTTGGTCTGCTAAGCTTGATGGCAATGTCAGGTATGTTTGTGCCGGCTGATGACGGGACGGAGTTATGTGTGTTTGATGCCATTTACGCCGATATCGGCGATGAGCAGAGCATTGAGCAGAGTCTTAGTACGTTTTCCAGTCATATGACCAATATCATCCGCATTTTGCGGGAAATGACTCCGCGCAGCCTCGTGCTGCTCGATGAATTGGGAGCCGGTACCGACCCTGCCGAAGGCTCAGCACTGGCGATCTCGATCCTTGACCATATTCATCGGACAGGGTGCCGACTGTTGGCGACAACCCATTATAGCGAGCTGAAGGCTTACGCCTATAATCGAAGCGGACTCATCAACGCCAGTATGGAGTTTGACGTGGCTACGTTAAGTCCAACGTATCGCTTGCTCGTTGGCGTTCCAGGGCGAAGTAATGCCTTTGCAATCGCAGAGCGGCTCGGTCTGGACAAGATGATTATTCAACAAGCGCGCGGCGAGGTCAGCGAGGATGATCTCCGAGTGGAAAATATGATCCAGTCACTGGAGCGCGATCGCCAGAGTGCAGAGCAGGAGCGAGCCGGTGCGGAACAATTGCGCCGCGAGCTTGAAGAGGAGCGCAACCTCTATGATGAGGAACTGCGCCGTTTCGAGGAGCAGCGCGAGCGCATGCTGGCGAAGGCGCAGGAGGAGGCGCGGCAAGCCGTGCAAAAAGCCCGCCGCGAGGCCGACGAGATCATTCAAGAGCTGCGCCAGCTTCAGCGTGAGGAAGGGGCGTCGGTCAAAGATCATAAGCTGACCGAGGCTCGCAAGCGATTGGAGGAGGCTTCACCTCAGCTCGTCCAAGGAAGACAAAATTCCCGCGTCGCTGCTTCTGAGCGTGCCATTGAGTCGGGTGACGAGGTTCGGGTGCATAGCCTCAATCAGCGCGGGCATGTCGTAGAGCTTTCCGGCTCAGAGGCACTGGTACAGCTTGGCATTATGAAAATGAAGGTCAAGCTGACTGACCTGGAGCTGGTCAAGCAAGCTCCTGCACCAAAGGTAGCGCTTAAGGCTGCGGCTGCAACGTTGAAACGAACTCGCGAGGATAACGTAAAGATGGAATTGGATCTTCGCGGCTCCAACTTGGATGAGTCCATTATCGAGGTGGATCGTTTCCTTGATGAATCGTTCCTCTCGGGCATGGGGCAAGTGTACATTATCCATGGCAAAGGCACCGGTGTATTACGAGCCGGCATTCAGGATTTCCTCCGCCGCCACTCTCATGTGAAGAGCTATAGGCTCGGTAACTACGGTGAGGGCGGCGCAGGAGTTACGGTCGCGGAGCTCAAGTAA
- a CDS encoding cytochrome c oxidase subunit 2 — MIRTLSRRLPLFALTALILLVTAACGGGAVPTSDGPTAAVETTAEPTQEVVIKATNYEFDQKTYTVKKSDALNIKLESDGIHGIRISNTSVKMKPGEAKVYSFSLAGEYQIECSIPCGPGHERMKAVLKVV; from the coding sequence ATGATTCGTACTTTATCCCGGCGCCTGCCGCTTTTCGCTTTGACTGCGCTTATTCTGCTAGTTACTGCTGCATGCGGAGGAGGAGCCGTTCCAACATCCGATGGTCCGACTGCGGCTGTTGAGACTACTGCGGAGCCAACACAAGAAGTTGTTATCAAAGCAACGAACTACGAGTTCGACCAGAAGACGTACACAGTCAAAAAAAGCGATGCTCTGAATATTAAGCTTGAAAGCGACGGCATCCATGGCATCCGTATCAGTAACACATCGGTCAAAATGAAGCCCGGTGAAGCAAAGGTGTATTCCTTCAGCCTTGCTGGCGAATACCAAATTGAGTGCAGCATTCCTTGCGGCCCTGGTCATGAGCGAATGAAAGCTGTGCTCAAAGTCGTCTGA
- a CDS encoding 4 TMS phage holin, superfamily IV — MSFLGHVVRFVVSAIVLMLVGFIVPQFAVGGFWSALLLALVIALFGWVIEGIFGKRVTPFGRGIVGFVASVIVIYVAQFIVGGVTVTWLGAILAALVIGIIDLFIPTPFDAGRSKEAR; from the coding sequence ATGAGCTTTCTTGGACATGTCGTGCGCTTCGTCGTTTCGGCGATCGTGCTGATGCTGGTCGGCTTTATCGTTCCCCAGTTCGCAGTAGGCGGCTTTTGGAGCGCTTTGCTTCTGGCGCTCGTCATCGCGCTGTTCGGCTGGGTAATTGAAGGAATCTTCGGCAAAAGAGTCACACCATTCGGCCGCGGAATCGTCGGCTTCGTCGCCAGCGTCATCGTCATCTATGTGGCCCAGTTTATTGTTGGCGGCGTAACCGTAACTTGGCTTGGCGCCATCCTTGCTGCTTTGGTGATCGGAATTATCGACCTGTTCATTCCGACTCCATTCGACGCTGGACGGAGCAAAGAAGCACGTTAA